From a single Aneurinibacillus sp. REN35 genomic region:
- a CDS encoding ABC-F family ATP-binding cassette domain-containing protein, which translates to MILLQTLNISKSFSANPILSHINMVLQSGERVGLVGVNGAGKSTLLRIITGQILPDEGEILKAKDVTLGYLAQDSGLDTERTIWNEMMTVFAHFKEQEAELRRMEERIGDPELIADAAQHEKLMNAYSQQVEQFKERGGYQYEATTRSILHGMRFYPKDYNTSIDQLSGGQKTRLALAKLLLMAPDILVLDEPTNYLDIETLGWLEKYLLNYQGALLVVSHDRFFLDSLVNIVYELERTHATRYVGNYTDYLIQKGERVQQQVRQYEKQQAEISRIEEFVQRNIARASTTKRAQSRRKMLDRMDVMDKPLGDLKKAQFSFDINKVSGNQVLMLSDVSIGYEDTALARHLTFEITRGERVALLGPNGLGKSTLLKTLVKQIEPIAGSIAYGSNVMSGFYDQEQENLNPNKQVLHELWDEYPTMQEKDVRTVLGNFLFSGDDVLKKIGELSGGERARVSLAKLMLQKANLLILDEPTNHLDLFSKEILEEALEDYPGTILFVSHDRYFLNKIATRVLELTPNGVISYLGNYDYYTDKKEELEELNSAALAPAMQTNEQDKKDDVVSSNKEKFLQDKEAKKVERQRQRRIEQLEKAIEEIEEAIAVLEEELCKPEVFQDHEKSLKLTEDIESKKAELETCLEEWTDLQE; encoded by the coding sequence ATGATCTTATTGCAGACTTTAAATATAAGCAAATCATTCAGCGCCAACCCCATTCTATCCCACATTAATATGGTACTGCAATCGGGGGAACGCGTAGGACTCGTCGGTGTAAACGGTGCAGGAAAATCTACACTGCTTAGAATCATCACCGGACAAATCCTTCCCGATGAGGGCGAAATCCTCAAGGCAAAGGATGTTACACTCGGCTATCTGGCTCAGGATAGCGGACTTGATACAGAGCGGACCATCTGGAACGAGATGATGACCGTGTTCGCCCATTTCAAGGAACAAGAGGCGGAACTTCGCCGCATGGAAGAAAGAATTGGCGATCCGGAACTTATCGCTGATGCGGCACAGCATGAGAAGCTGATGAACGCGTATTCGCAGCAAGTCGAGCAGTTTAAAGAGCGGGGCGGCTATCAATACGAGGCGACCACACGCTCCATTCTGCATGGGATGCGCTTTTATCCGAAAGATTACAATACATCCATCGACCAGCTCAGCGGCGGACAGAAGACACGCCTGGCGCTTGCAAAGCTGCTGCTGATGGCACCTGATATTCTCGTGCTTGATGAGCCGACCAACTATCTCGATATCGAAACGCTTGGCTGGCTGGAGAAATACTTATTGAACTATCAGGGCGCTCTTCTGGTTGTCTCCCACGACCGTTTCTTCCTTGATTCGCTTGTTAACATTGTCTATGAACTCGAGCGGACGCATGCTACGCGCTACGTAGGCAACTATACAGACTATCTGATCCAGAAGGGCGAGCGCGTACAGCAGCAGGTCAGACAATACGAAAAGCAGCAGGCAGAAATCTCTCGGATCGAAGAGTTTGTACAGCGGAATATCGCACGCGCCTCCACAACCAAACGCGCACAAAGCCGCCGCAAAATGCTTGATCGTATGGATGTAATGGATAAACCGCTCGGCGATCTCAAAAAAGCCCAGTTCTCATTTGATATCAACAAAGTGAGCGGGAACCAAGTTCTTATGCTGTCTGATGTAAGCATCGGCTATGAAGACACAGCCCTTGCCCGACATCTTACGTTTGAGATTACCCGTGGTGAAAGGGTAGCGCTGCTTGGGCCGAACGGTCTTGGCAAATCCACGCTGTTGAAGACGCTTGTAAAGCAGATTGAACCGATTGCCGGTTCGATCGCTTACGGAAGCAATGTCATGTCCGGATTTTATGATCAGGAACAGGAGAATCTTAATCCAAATAAACAAGTGCTCCACGAATTATGGGATGAGTATCCGACCATGCAGGAGAAGGACGTGCGGACCGTGCTGGGGAACTTCTTATTCAGCGGAGACGACGTGCTTAAGAAGATTGGCGAATTAAGTGGAGGCGAGCGAGCGCGTGTCTCTTTGGCCAAGCTGATGCTGCAAAAGGCAAACCTTTTGATTCTCGATGAGCCGACCAATCATCTGGACTTATTCAGCAAGGAAATTCTTGAAGAAGCGCTGGAGGATTATCCAGGAACCATTCTCTTCGTCTCGCATGACCGCTACTTCTTAAATAAAATCGCAACACGTGTCCTTGAGCTTACACCGAACGGCGTTATCTCCTATCTGGGCAACTATGATTACTATACAGATAAAAAAGAAGAGCTGGAGGAGCTGAATTCAGCGGCGCTTGCCCCAGCAATGCAAACAAACGAGCAGGACAAAAAAGATGATGTCGTATCTTCAAACAAGGAGAAGTTCCTTCAGGATAAGGAAGCTAAAAAGGTGGAGCGGCAGCGACAGCGGCGCATTGAGCAGTTGGAGAAAGCAATTGAAGAAATCGAAGAGGCGATCGCTGTTCTTGAAGAAGAGCTGTGTAAGCCCGAAGTATTTCAAGACCATGAAAAATCCTTAAAACTTACGGAAGACATTGAGTCTAAAAAAGCAGAACTCGAAACCTGTCTTGAAGAGTGGACCGATCTACAGGAATAG